A DNA window from Pongo abelii isolate AG06213 chromosome 2, NHGRI_mPonAbe1-v2.0_pri, whole genome shotgun sequence contains the following coding sequences:
- the CEP97 gene encoding centrosomal protein of 97 kDa isoform X2, with amino-acid sequence MAVARVDAALPPGEGSVVNWSGQGLQKLGPNLPCEADIHTLILDKNQIIKLENLEKCKRLIQLSVANNRLVRMMGVAKLTLLRVLNLPHNSIGCVEGLKELVHLEWLNLAGNNLKAMEQINSCTALQHLDLSDNNISQIGDLSKLVSLKTLLLHGNIITSLRMAPTYLPRSLAILSLAENEIRDLNEISFLASLTELEQLSIMNNPCVMATPSIPGFDYRPYIVSWCLNLRVLDGYVISQKESLKAEWLYSQGKGRAYRPGQHIQLVQYLATVCPLTSTLGLQTAEDAKLEKILSKQRFHQRQLMNQSQNEELSPLVPVETRASLIPEHSSPVQDCQISQESESTFMPVASGLSPLSPTVELRLQGINLGLEDDGVADESVKGLESQVLDKEEEKPLWAANENSVQMMRSEINTEVNEKAGLLPCPEPTIISTILKDDNHSLTFFPESAEQKQPDIKKPENTQPENKETISQATSEKLPMILTQRSVALGQDTVALQKLNDAATKLQACWRGFYARNYNPQAKDVRYEIRLRRMQEHIVCLTDEIRRLRKERDEERIKKFVQEEAFRFLWNQVRSLQVWQQTVDQRLSSWHTDVPPISSTLVPSKQPLFTQSQESSCDQNAHWFIASDVAPQEKSLPEFPDSGFHSSLTEQVHSLQHSLDFEKSSTEGSESSIMGNSIDTVRYGKESDLGDVSEEHGEWNKESSNNEQDDSLLEQYLTSVQQLEDADERTNFDKETRDSKLHIACFPVQLDTLSDGASVDESHGISSPLQGEISQTRENSKLNAEVQGQQPECDSTFQLLHVGVTV; translated from the exons ATGGCGGTGGCGCGCGTGGACGCGGCTTTGCCTCCCGGAGAAG GATCAGTGGTCAATTGGTCAGGGCAGGGACTACAGAAATTAGGTCCAAATTTACCCTGTGAAGCTGATATTCACACTTTGATTCTGgataaaaatcagattattaaatTGGAAAATCTGGAGAAATGCAAACGATTAATACAG TTATCAGTAGCTAATAATCGGCTGGTTCGGATGATGGGTGTGGCCAAGCTGACGTTGCTTCGTGTATTAAATTTGCCTCATAATAGCATTGGCTGTGTGGAAGGGCTAAAGGAACTAGTACATCTGGAATGGCTGAATTTGGCAGGAAATAATCTTAAG GCCATGGAACAGATCAATAGCTGCACAGCTCTACAGCATCTCGATTTATCAGACAATAACATATCCCAGATAGGTGATCTATCTAAATTGGTATCCCTGAAA ACCCTGCTTTTACATGGAAACATCATCACCTCTCTTAGAATGGCACCTACTTACCTACCCAGAAGCCTTGCTATACTTTCTTTGGCAGAAAATGAAATCCGAGACTTAAATGAG ATCTCTTTTTTGGCATCCTTAACTGAATTGGAACAGTTGTCGATTATGAACAATCCTTGTGTGATGGCAACACCATCCATCCCAGGATTTGACTATCGGCCGTACATTGTCAGCTGGTGCTTAAACCTCAGAGTCCTAGATGGATATGTGATTTCTCAGAAGGAAAG TTTGAAAGCTGAATGGCTCTATAGTCAAGGCAAGGGGAGAGCATATCGGCCTGGCCAGCACATCCAGCTTGTCCAATATCTGGCTACAGTCTGCCCCCTTACTTCTACACTAGGTCTTCAAACTGCAGAGGATGCCAAACTAGAGAAGATTTTGAGCAAACAGAG gtTTCACCAGAGGCAGTTGATGAACCAAAGCCAAAATGAAGAGTTGTCTCCTCTTGTTCCTGTTGAAACAAGGGCATCCCTTATTCCTGAGCATTCAAGCCCTGTTCAAGATTGCCAGATATCCCAGGAAAGTG AGTCTACTTTTATGCCAGTTGCATCAGGACTATCTCCACTATCACCTACAGTTGAGCTGAGGCTGCAGGGCATTAACTTGGGCCTAGAAGATGATGGTGTTGCAGATGAATCTGTGAAAGGGCTGGAAAGCCAGGTGTTGGATAAGGAAGAGGAAAAGCCTTTATGGGCTGCAAATGAGAATTCTGTTCAAATGATGAGAAGTGAAATCAATACAGAGGTAAATGAGAAAGCTGGGCTATTACCTTGTCCTGAGCCAACAATAATCAGCACTATCTTGAAGGATGATAACCACAGTCTTACATTTTTTCCTGAGTCAGCTGAACAGAAACAACCAGACATAAAGAAGCCAGAAAATACacaaccagaaaataaagaaaccatATCTCAAGCAACTTCAGAGAAACTTCCCATGATTTTAACCCAGAGATCTGTTGCTTTGGGACAAGACACAGTTGCCCTTCAGAAATTAAATGATGCAGCCACCAAGCTTCAGGCCTGTTGGCGGGGATTTTATGCCAGGAACTACAACCCTCAAGCCAAAGATGTGCGTTACGAAATCCGGCTACGCAGAATGCAAGAGCACATTGTCTGCTTAACTGATGAAATAAGGAG ATTACgaaaagaaagagatgaagaaCGTATTAAAAAATTTGTACAAGAAGAAGCTTTCAGATTCCTTTGGAACCAG GTAAGGTCTCTACAGGTTTGGCAACAGACAGTGGACCAGCGTCTGAGTTCCTGGCATACTGATGTTCCTCCTATATCAAGTACTCTTGTGCCATCGAAACAGCCATTATTTACCCAAAGCCAGGAGTCTTCTTGTGATCAAAATGCTCATTGGTTTATTGCTTCTGATGTAGCTCCTCAAGAGAAATCATTACCAGAATTTCCAGACTCTGGTTTTCATTCCTCTCTAACAGAACAAGTTCATTCTTTGCAGCATTCTTTGGATTTTGAGAAAAGTTCCACAGAAGGCAGTGAAAGCTCCATAATGGGGAATTCCATTGACACGGTCAGATATGGCAAAGAATCAGATTTAGGGGATGTTAGTGAAGAACATGGTGAATGGAATAAGGAAAGCTCAAATAACGAGCAGGACGATAGTCTGCTTGAACAGTATTTAACTTCAGTTCAACAGCTGGAAGATGCTGATGAGAGGACCAATTTTGATAAAGAGACAAGAGATAGTAAACTTCACATTGCTTGTTTCCCAGTACAGTTAGATACCTTGTCTGACGGTGCTTCTGTAGATGAGAGTCATGGCATATCTTCTCCTTTGCAAGgtgaaattagccagacacgaGAGAATTCTAAATTAAATGCAGAAGTTCAAGGGCAGCAGCCAGAATGTGATTCTACATTTCAGCTATTGCATGTTGGTGTTACTGTGTAG
- the CEP97 gene encoding centrosomal protein of 97 kDa isoform X1 — protein sequence MAVARVDAALPPGEGSVVNWSGQGLQKLGPNLPCEADIHTLILDKNQIIKLENLEKCKRLIQLSVANNRLVRMMGVAKLTLLRVLNLPHNSIGCVEGLKELVHLEWLNLAGNNLKAMEQINSCTALQHLDLSDNNISQIGDLSKLVSLKTLLLHGNIITSLRMAPTYLPRSLAILSLAENEIRDLNEISFLASLTELEQLSIMNNPCVMATPSIPGFDYRPYIVSWCLNLRVLDGYVISQKESLKAEWLYSQGKGRAYRPGQHIQLVQYLATVCPLTSTLGLQTAEDAKLEKILSKQRFHQRQLMNQSQNEELSPLVPVETRASLIPEHSSPVQDCQISQESEPVIQVNSWVGINSNDDQLFAVKNNFPASVHTTRYSRNDLHLEDIQTDEDKLNCSLLSSESTFMPVASGLSPLSPTVELRLQGINLGLEDDGVADESVKGLESQVLDKEEEKPLWAANENSVQMMRSEINTEVNEKAGLLPCPEPTIISTILKDDNHSLTFFPESAEQKQPDIKKPENTQPENKETISQATSEKLPMILTQRSVALGQDTVALQKLNDAATKLQACWRGFYARNYNPQAKDVRYEIRLRRMQEHIVCLTDEIRRLRKERDEERIKKFVQEEAFRFLWNQVRSLQVWQQTVDQRLSSWHTDVPPISSTLVPSKQPLFTQSQESSCDQNAHWFIASDVAPQEKSLPEFPDSGFHSSLTEQVHSLQHSLDFEKSSTEGSESSIMGNSIDTVRYGKESDLGDVSEEHGEWNKESSNNEQDDSLLEQYLTSVQQLEDADERTNFDKETRDSKLHIACFPVQLDTLSDGASVDESHGISSPLQGEISQTRENSKLNAEVQGQQPECDSTFQLLHVGVTV from the exons ATGGCGGTGGCGCGCGTGGACGCGGCTTTGCCTCCCGGAGAAG GATCAGTGGTCAATTGGTCAGGGCAGGGACTACAGAAATTAGGTCCAAATTTACCCTGTGAAGCTGATATTCACACTTTGATTCTGgataaaaatcagattattaaatTGGAAAATCTGGAGAAATGCAAACGATTAATACAG TTATCAGTAGCTAATAATCGGCTGGTTCGGATGATGGGTGTGGCCAAGCTGACGTTGCTTCGTGTATTAAATTTGCCTCATAATAGCATTGGCTGTGTGGAAGGGCTAAAGGAACTAGTACATCTGGAATGGCTGAATTTGGCAGGAAATAATCTTAAG GCCATGGAACAGATCAATAGCTGCACAGCTCTACAGCATCTCGATTTATCAGACAATAACATATCCCAGATAGGTGATCTATCTAAATTGGTATCCCTGAAA ACCCTGCTTTTACATGGAAACATCATCACCTCTCTTAGAATGGCACCTACTTACCTACCCAGAAGCCTTGCTATACTTTCTTTGGCAGAAAATGAAATCCGAGACTTAAATGAG ATCTCTTTTTTGGCATCCTTAACTGAATTGGAACAGTTGTCGATTATGAACAATCCTTGTGTGATGGCAACACCATCCATCCCAGGATTTGACTATCGGCCGTACATTGTCAGCTGGTGCTTAAACCTCAGAGTCCTAGATGGATATGTGATTTCTCAGAAGGAAAG TTTGAAAGCTGAATGGCTCTATAGTCAAGGCAAGGGGAGAGCATATCGGCCTGGCCAGCACATCCAGCTTGTCCAATATCTGGCTACAGTCTGCCCCCTTACTTCTACACTAGGTCTTCAAACTGCAGAGGATGCCAAACTAGAGAAGATTTTGAGCAAACAGAG gtTTCACCAGAGGCAGTTGATGAACCAAAGCCAAAATGAAGAGTTGTCTCCTCTTGTTCCTGTTGAAACAAGGGCATCCCTTATTCCTGAGCATTCAAGCCCTGTTCAAGATTGCCAGATATCCCAGGAAAGTG AACCCGTCATTCAAGTCAATTCTTGGGTTGGGATAAACAGTAATGATGATCAGTTATTTGCGGTTAAGAATAATTTTCCAGCCTCTGTACACACTACGAGATATTCTCGAAATGATCTGCACCTGGAAGACATACAGACGGATGAGGACAAGTTAAACTGTAGTCTTCTCTCTTCAGAGTCTACTTTTATGCCAGTTGCATCAGGACTATCTCCACTATCACCTACAGTTGAGCTGAGGCTGCAGGGCATTAACTTGGGCCTAGAAGATGATGGTGTTGCAGATGAATCTGTGAAAGGGCTGGAAAGCCAGGTGTTGGATAAGGAAGAGGAAAAGCCTTTATGGGCTGCAAATGAGAATTCTGTTCAAATGATGAGAAGTGAAATCAATACAGAGGTAAATGAGAAAGCTGGGCTATTACCTTGTCCTGAGCCAACAATAATCAGCACTATCTTGAAGGATGATAACCACAGTCTTACATTTTTTCCTGAGTCAGCTGAACAGAAACAACCAGACATAAAGAAGCCAGAAAATACacaaccagaaaataaagaaaccatATCTCAAGCAACTTCAGAGAAACTTCCCATGATTTTAACCCAGAGATCTGTTGCTTTGGGACAAGACACAGTTGCCCTTCAGAAATTAAATGATGCAGCCACCAAGCTTCAGGCCTGTTGGCGGGGATTTTATGCCAGGAACTACAACCCTCAAGCCAAAGATGTGCGTTACGAAATCCGGCTACGCAGAATGCAAGAGCACATTGTCTGCTTAACTGATGAAATAAGGAG ATTACgaaaagaaagagatgaagaaCGTATTAAAAAATTTGTACAAGAAGAAGCTTTCAGATTCCTTTGGAACCAG GTAAGGTCTCTACAGGTTTGGCAACAGACAGTGGACCAGCGTCTGAGTTCCTGGCATACTGATGTTCCTCCTATATCAAGTACTCTTGTGCCATCGAAACAGCCATTATTTACCCAAAGCCAGGAGTCTTCTTGTGATCAAAATGCTCATTGGTTTATTGCTTCTGATGTAGCTCCTCAAGAGAAATCATTACCAGAATTTCCAGACTCTGGTTTTCATTCCTCTCTAACAGAACAAGTTCATTCTTTGCAGCATTCTTTGGATTTTGAGAAAAGTTCCACAGAAGGCAGTGAAAGCTCCATAATGGGGAATTCCATTGACACGGTCAGATATGGCAAAGAATCAGATTTAGGGGATGTTAGTGAAGAACATGGTGAATGGAATAAGGAAAGCTCAAATAACGAGCAGGACGATAGTCTGCTTGAACAGTATTTAACTTCAGTTCAACAGCTGGAAGATGCTGATGAGAGGACCAATTTTGATAAAGAGACAAGAGATAGTAAACTTCACATTGCTTGTTTCCCAGTACAGTTAGATACCTTGTCTGACGGTGCTTCTGTAGATGAGAGTCATGGCATATCTTCTCCTTTGCAAGgtgaaattagccagacacgaGAGAATTCTAAATTAAATGCAGAAGTTCAAGGGCAGCAGCCAGAATGTGATTCTACATTTCAGCTATTGCATGTTGGTGTTACTGTGTAG
- the CEP97 gene encoding centrosomal protein of 97 kDa isoform X3, with translation MEQINSCTALQHLDLSDNNISQIGDLSKLVSLKTLLLHGNIITSLRMAPTYLPRSLAILSLAENEIRDLNEISFLASLTELEQLSIMNNPCVMATPSIPGFDYRPYIVSWCLNLRVLDGYVISQKESLKAEWLYSQGKGRAYRPGQHIQLVQYLATVCPLTSTLGLQTAEDAKLEKILSKQRFHQRQLMNQSQNEELSPLVPVETRASLIPEHSSPVQDCQISQESEPVIQVNSWVGINSNDDQLFAVKNNFPASVHTTRYSRNDLHLEDIQTDEDKLNCSLLSSESTFMPVASGLSPLSPTVELRLQGINLGLEDDGVADESVKGLESQVLDKEEEKPLWAANENSVQMMRSEINTEVNEKAGLLPCPEPTIISTILKDDNHSLTFFPESAEQKQPDIKKPENTQPENKETISQATSEKLPMILTQRSVALGQDTVALQKLNDAATKLQACWRGFYARNYNPQAKDVRYEIRLRRMQEHIVCLTDEIRRLRKERDEERIKKFVQEEAFRFLWNQVRSLQVWQQTVDQRLSSWHTDVPPISSTLVPSKQPLFTQSQESSCDQNAHWFIASDVAPQEKSLPEFPDSGFHSSLTEQVHSLQHSLDFEKSSTEGSESSIMGNSIDTVRYGKESDLGDVSEEHGEWNKESSNNEQDDSLLEQYLTSVQQLEDADERTNFDKETRDSKLHIACFPVQLDTLSDGASVDESHGISSPLQGEISQTRENSKLNAEVQGQQPECDSTFQLLHVGVTV, from the exons ATGGAACAGATCAATAGCTGCACAGCTCTACAGCATCTCGATTTATCAGACAATAACATATCCCAGATAGGTGATCTATCTAAATTGGTATCCCTGAAA ACCCTGCTTTTACATGGAAACATCATCACCTCTCTTAGAATGGCACCTACTTACCTACCCAGAAGCCTTGCTATACTTTCTTTGGCAGAAAATGAAATCCGAGACTTAAATGAG ATCTCTTTTTTGGCATCCTTAACTGAATTGGAACAGTTGTCGATTATGAACAATCCTTGTGTGATGGCAACACCATCCATCCCAGGATTTGACTATCGGCCGTACATTGTCAGCTGGTGCTTAAACCTCAGAGTCCTAGATGGATATGTGATTTCTCAGAAGGAAAG TTTGAAAGCTGAATGGCTCTATAGTCAAGGCAAGGGGAGAGCATATCGGCCTGGCCAGCACATCCAGCTTGTCCAATATCTGGCTACAGTCTGCCCCCTTACTTCTACACTAGGTCTTCAAACTGCAGAGGATGCCAAACTAGAGAAGATTTTGAGCAAACAGAG gtTTCACCAGAGGCAGTTGATGAACCAAAGCCAAAATGAAGAGTTGTCTCCTCTTGTTCCTGTTGAAACAAGGGCATCCCTTATTCCTGAGCATTCAAGCCCTGTTCAAGATTGCCAGATATCCCAGGAAAGTG AACCCGTCATTCAAGTCAATTCTTGGGTTGGGATAAACAGTAATGATGATCAGTTATTTGCGGTTAAGAATAATTTTCCAGCCTCTGTACACACTACGAGATATTCTCGAAATGATCTGCACCTGGAAGACATACAGACGGATGAGGACAAGTTAAACTGTAGTCTTCTCTCTTCAGAGTCTACTTTTATGCCAGTTGCATCAGGACTATCTCCACTATCACCTACAGTTGAGCTGAGGCTGCAGGGCATTAACTTGGGCCTAGAAGATGATGGTGTTGCAGATGAATCTGTGAAAGGGCTGGAAAGCCAGGTGTTGGATAAGGAAGAGGAAAAGCCTTTATGGGCTGCAAATGAGAATTCTGTTCAAATGATGAGAAGTGAAATCAATACAGAGGTAAATGAGAAAGCTGGGCTATTACCTTGTCCTGAGCCAACAATAATCAGCACTATCTTGAAGGATGATAACCACAGTCTTACATTTTTTCCTGAGTCAGCTGAACAGAAACAACCAGACATAAAGAAGCCAGAAAATACacaaccagaaaataaagaaaccatATCTCAAGCAACTTCAGAGAAACTTCCCATGATTTTAACCCAGAGATCTGTTGCTTTGGGACAAGACACAGTTGCCCTTCAGAAATTAAATGATGCAGCCACCAAGCTTCAGGCCTGTTGGCGGGGATTTTATGCCAGGAACTACAACCCTCAAGCCAAAGATGTGCGTTACGAAATCCGGCTACGCAGAATGCAAGAGCACATTGTCTGCTTAACTGATGAAATAAGGAG ATTACgaaaagaaagagatgaagaaCGTATTAAAAAATTTGTACAAGAAGAAGCTTTCAGATTCCTTTGGAACCAG GTAAGGTCTCTACAGGTTTGGCAACAGACAGTGGACCAGCGTCTGAGTTCCTGGCATACTGATGTTCCTCCTATATCAAGTACTCTTGTGCCATCGAAACAGCCATTATTTACCCAAAGCCAGGAGTCTTCTTGTGATCAAAATGCTCATTGGTTTATTGCTTCTGATGTAGCTCCTCAAGAGAAATCATTACCAGAATTTCCAGACTCTGGTTTTCATTCCTCTCTAACAGAACAAGTTCATTCTTTGCAGCATTCTTTGGATTTTGAGAAAAGTTCCACAGAAGGCAGTGAAAGCTCCATAATGGGGAATTCCATTGACACGGTCAGATATGGCAAAGAATCAGATTTAGGGGATGTTAGTGAAGAACATGGTGAATGGAATAAGGAAAGCTCAAATAACGAGCAGGACGATAGTCTGCTTGAACAGTATTTAACTTCAGTTCAACAGCTGGAAGATGCTGATGAGAGGACCAATTTTGATAAAGAGACAAGAGATAGTAAACTTCACATTGCTTGTTTCCCAGTACAGTTAGATACCTTGTCTGACGGTGCTTCTGTAGATGAGAGTCATGGCATATCTTCTCCTTTGCAAGgtgaaattagccagacacgaGAGAATTCTAAATTAAATGCAGAAGTTCAAGGGCAGCAGCCAGAATGTGATTCTACATTTCAGCTATTGCATGTTGGTGTTACTGTGTAG